The following are encoded together in the Oreochromis aureus strain Israel breed Guangdong linkage group 18, ZZ_aureus, whole genome shotgun sequence genome:
- the LOC116318660 gene encoding insulin-like growth factor-binding protein 3, with protein MDSCFRALCMTFVLATFTWRSGAFGPVIRCEPCDPAARLLCKPLPKDCAEKVREPGCGCCLTCALSFGQPCGVYTGRCGSGLICQHQPGETKPLQALLEGRGICANATNKRQTTRPTVPVNELPAENADIQDEERNSTDLGVQTTTYSTHRPIGPFKPPLHPFIPPDILRREQQRRAQLFKTEELPGPLVTDQQNSLETKREPEYGPCRREIESILSNLKIANILNPRGFRIPNCDKKGFYKKKQCRPSKGRKRGYCWCVDKYGQPLPGLDRRERGDTQYYSSNTQ; from the exons ATGGATTCCTGTTTTCGCGCACTTTGCATGACTTTTGTCCTGGCAACGTTCACCTGGAGGTCAGGTGCGTTCGGACCTGTTATCAGATGCGAACCATGTGATCCTGCTGCACGGCTTCTGTGCAAACCTTTACCCAAGGACTGCGCGGAGAAGGTCCGCGAACCGGGCTGCGGCTGCTGCTTGACTTGCGCGCTGAGCTTCGGCCAGCCGTGCGGCGTGTACACCGGGAGATGTGGCTCCGGGCTCATTTGTCAACATCAACCCGGTGAAACGAAACCTCTGCAGGCTCTGCTGGAGGGACGGGGTATTTGTGCAAACGCTACTAACAAGCGACAAACTACCAGACCAACAGTGCCAGTCAATGAGCTACCAG CAGAGAATGCTGATATTCAGGATGAAGAGCGTAATTCCACTGATTTGGGTGTTCAGACCACTACGTACAGCACCCACAGACCTATTGGACCATTTAAGCCTCCACTTCACCCCTTCATCCCCCCAGACATCCTGAGACgggaacagcagagaagagCCCAGTTGTTTAAAACGGAGGAGCTACCGGGACCACTCGTCACAGATCAACAAAACTCTCTAGAGACCAAGCGGGAGCCTGAGTAT GGCCCCTGCCGAAGAGAGATTGAGAGCATTCTCAGCAACCTCAAGATCGCCAACATTCTCAACCCCCGAGGTTTCCGCATACCAAACTGTGACAAGAAGGGCTTCTATAAGAAAAAGCAG TGCCGTCCTTCCAAAGGCAGAAAGCGAGGCTACTGTTGGTGTGTGGACAAATACGGGCAGCCTCTGCCAGGTCTTGATAGAAGGGAGCGAGGAGACACCCAGTACTACAGCTCTAACACCCAATAG
- the igfbp1b gene encoding insulin-like growth factor-binding protein 1b: MFGLSEKLTFVAAAALVVLSVVRSSPVVGPEPIRCAPCTQQKLNDCPAIPAGCKQVLREPGCGCCMACALEEGASCGVHTAHCAEGLRCTPRPGEARPLHALTRGQGICTVDLGQEEDGGVPDHGSLQHILGLNLPFDHQDFAEGQESLKAKVNAIRSKLVQQGPCHTELHEALDTIAISQQRLGEKFTTFYLPNCDKHGFYKAKQCESSLVGPPARCWCVSSWNGKRLPGSSDLVGDSECHQEVTH; the protein is encoded by the exons ATGTTTGGATTAAGCGAGAAGCTGACGTTTGTGGCAGCGGCGGCTCTGGTTGTCTTGTCCGTAGTGAGGTCATCTCCGGTGGTGGGGCCAGAGCCCATCCGCTGTGCCCCCTGTACTCAACAGAAGCTGAACGACTGCCCCGCCATCCCAGCAGGCTGCAAGCAGGTGTTAAGGGAGCCAGGCTGTGGCTGCTGCATGGCCTGTGCGCTCGAGGAGGGGGCTTCCTGTGGAGTTCACACAGCCCACTGTGCTGAGGGTCTCCGCTGCACTCCTAGACCTGGTGAAGCCAGACCACTGCACGCTCTGACCAGAGGACAGGGAATCTGCACTGTCGACCTCGGCCAAG AGGAAGATGGAGGAGTCCCTGACCATGGCTCGTTGCAGCACATTCTGGGACTTAACCTTCCCTTTGATCACCAAGATTTTGCTGAAGGCCAGGAGAGTCTCAAGGCTAAGGTCAATGCCATACGCAGCAAACTGGTGCAACAG GGTCCATGTCACACTGAACTGCACGAAGCACTGGACACGATAGCCATCTCTCAGCAGAGGTTAGGAGAGAAGTTCACAACTTTCTACCTTCCCAACTGTGATAAGCATGGCTTCTACAAGGCCAAGCAG tGCGAGTCATCTCTCGTTGGACCACCCGCTCGCTGCTGGTGTGTCTCGTCTTGGAATGGGAAGAGGCTCCCAGGATCGAGCGACTTGGTCGGTGACTCAGAGTGCCATCAAGAAGTTACTCACTGA